One segment of Pseudomonas asgharzadehiana DNA contains the following:
- a CDS encoding HAD family hydrolase encodes MALVIFDLDDTLIHGDCATLWSEQMGRLGWVDPESFMRRNNELMDAYSRGELAMEDFMDFSLEPMIGRTPEEIEHLVEPWVEDIIEPLIYSDATKTIARHRANGDRILVISASGTHLVKPIAARIGIDEVLGIELEISHGVYSGRTVGVLTYREGKITRLLDWLEQEGETLEGAYFYSDSRNDLPLLLKVDYPHVVNPDPVLREHAEKADWPIYHWT; translated from the coding sequence ATGGCATTGGTAATTTTTGATCTGGACGACACCCTGATCCACGGCGACTGCGCCACCCTGTGGAGCGAGCAGATGGGCCGCCTGGGCTGGGTCGACCCTGAGTCGTTCATGCGCAGGAACAACGAACTGATGGACGCCTACAGCCGGGGCGAGTTGGCGATGGAAGACTTCATGGATTTCAGCCTGGAGCCAATGATCGGCCGTACGCCGGAGGAAATCGAACACCTGGTGGAGCCATGGGTCGAGGACATCATCGAACCGCTGATCTACAGCGACGCGACCAAAACCATCGCCCGCCATCGCGCCAACGGTGACCGTATTCTGGTGATCTCCGCCTCGGGCACGCACCTGGTGAAACCGATTGCGGCGCGCATCGGCATCGATGAGGTGCTGGGGATTGAACTGGAGATCAGCCATGGCGTGTACAGCGGCCGTACGGTGGGTGTACTGACCTACCGCGAAGGCAAGATCACGCGTTTGCTGGACTGGCTGGAACAGGAAGGTGAGACGTTGGAGGGTGCGTATTTCTACTCGGATTCGCGCAATGATCTGCCGTTGTTATTGAAGGTCGATTACCCGCACGTAGTGAACCCAGACCCGGTGTTGCGCGAACATGCCGAGAAGGCCGATTGGCCAATCTATCACTGGACCTGA